One genomic region from Carcharodon carcharias isolate sCarCar2 chromosome 12, sCarCar2.pri, whole genome shotgun sequence encodes:
- the LOC121285061 gene encoding collagen alpha-1(I) chain-like, which translates to MSQNLYLASLPQQPAEIFSPLFLPTFERETLSGFTGLLISSRLSPTGHQRSPARPEGTLPGPRGKARPEGQGQARGALPGPRGKARPEGTLPGPRGKARPEGTLPGPRGKARPEGTLPGPRGKARPEGTLPGPRGKARPEGTLPGPRGKARPEGQGQARGDIARPEGQGQARGTLPGPRGKARPEGQGQARGDIARPEGQGQARGDIARPEGQGQARGALPGPRGTARPGGGTARPEGRQPGPGGKARPEGHSQARGERPGPRDTDRPEGRQPGPRGTARPKGHCQARGETARPEGRQPGPRGDSQARGALPGPRGDSQARGETARPEGHCQARGETARPEGRHPGPRGDSQARGALPGPRGDSQARGETARPEGRQPGPRGTARPEGRQPGPRGDSQARGALPGPRGDSQARGESARPEGSQPGPRGTARPEGRQPGPRGTARPEGRSQARGALPGPRGTARPEGRQPGPRGTARPEGRQPGPRGDSQARGALPGPRGDSQARGALPGPRGDSQARGETARPEGRLPGPRGDSQARGALPGPRGDSQARGESARPEGHFQARGETARPEGHCQAQGALPGPRDTARPEGRQPGPRGTAKPEGRQPGPRGDRQARGALPGPRGDSQARGALPGPRGDSQAQGETARPEGHCQARGALPGPRGDSQARGALPGPRGDSQARGALPGPRGHQEIG; encoded by the exons ATGTCCCAAAAT CTCTACCTGGCTTCATTGCCCCAGCAACCAGCTGAAATATTCTCCCCGCTCTTTTTACCCACTTTTGAAAGAGAAACACTCTCAGGATTCACAGGTCTGTTGATATCCAGCAGATTGAGTCCAACAGGACATCAGAGGAGCCCTGCCAGGCCCGAGGGGACATTGCCAGGCCCGAGGGGCAAGGCCAGGCCCGAGGGGCAAGGCCAGGCCCGAGGGGCACTGCCAGGCCCGAGGGGCAAGGCCAGGCCCGAGGGGACATTGCCAGGCCCGAGGGGCAAGGCCAGGCCCGAGGGGACATTGCCAGGCCCGAGGGGCAAGGCCAGGCCCGAGGGGACATTGCCAGGCCCGAGGGGCAAGGCCAGGCCCGAGGGGACATTGCCAGGCCCGAGGGGCAAGGCCAGGCCCGAGGGGACATTGCCAGGCCCGAGGGGCAAGGCCAGGCCCGAGGGGCAAGGCCAGGCCCGAGGGGACATTGCCAGGCCCGAGGGGCAAGGCCAGGCCCGAGGGACATTGCCAGGCCCGAGGGGCAAGGCCAGGCCCGAGGGGCAAGGCCAGGCCCGAGGGGACATTGCCAGGCCCGAGGGGCAAGGCCAGGCCCGAGGGGACATTGCCAGGCCCGAGGGGCAAGGCCAGGCCCGAGGAGCCCTGCCAGGCCCGAGGGGCACTGCCAGGCCTGGGGGGGGCACTGCCAGGCCCGAGGGGAGACAGCCAGGCCCGGGGGGCAAGGCCAGGCCCGAGGGGCACAGCCAGGCCCGAGGAGAACGGCCAGGCCCGAGGGACACTGACAGGCCCGAGGGGAGACAGCCAGGCCCGAGGGGCACTGCCAGGCCCAAGGGGCACTGCCAGGCCCGAGGGGAGACAGCCAGGCCCGAGGGGAGACAGCCAGGCCCGAGGGGAGACAGCCAGGCCCGAGGGGCACTGCCAGGCCCGAGGGGAGACAGCCAGGCCCGAGGGGAGACAGCCAGGCCCGAGGGGCACTGCCAGGCCCGAGGGGAGACAGCCAGGCCTGAGGGGAGACATCCAGGCCCGAGGGGAGACAGCCAGGCCCGAGGGGCACTGCCAGGCCCGAGGGGAGACAGCCAGGCCCGAGGGGAGACAGCCAGGCCCGAGGGGAGACAGCCAGGCCCGAGGGGCACTGCCAGGCCCGAGGGGAGACAGCCAGGCCCGAGGGGAGACAGCCAGGCCCGAGGGGCACTGCCAGGCCCGAGGGGAGACAGCCAGGCCCGAGGGGAGTCAGCCAGGCCCGAGGGGAGTCAGCCAGGCCCGAGGGGCACTGCCAGGCCCGAGGGGAGACAGCCAGGCCCGAGGGGCACTGCCAGGCCCGAGGGGAGAAGCCAGGCCCGAGGGGCACTGCCAGGCCCGAGGGGCACTGCCAGGCCCGAGGGGAGACAGCCAGGCCCGAGGGGCACTGCCAGGCCCGAGGGGAGACAGCCAGGCCCGAGGGGAGACAGCCAGGCCCGAGGGGCACTGCCAGGCCCGAGGGGAGACAGCCAGGCCCGAGGGGCACTGCCAGGCCCGAGGGGAGACAGCCAGGCCCGAGGGGAGACAGCCAGGCCCGAGGGGAGACTGCCAGGCCCGAGGGGAGACAGCCAGGCCCGAGGGGCACTGCCAGGCCCGAGGGGAGACAGCCAGGCCCGAGGGGAGTCAGCCAGGCCCGAGGGGCACTTCCAGGCCCGAGGGGAGACAGCCAGGCCCGAGGGGCACTGCCAGGCCCAAGGGGCACTGCCAGGCCCGAGGGACACTGCCAGGCCCGAGGGGAGACAGCCAGGCCCGAGGGGCACTGCCAAGCCCGAGGGGAGACAGCCAGGCCCAAGGGGAGACAGACAGGCCCGAGGGGCACTGCCAGGCCCGAGGGGAGACAGCCAGGCCCGAGGGGCACTGCCAGGCCCGAGGGGAGACAGCCAGGCCCAAGGGGAGACAGCCAGGCCCGAGGGGCACTGCCAGGCCCGAGGGGCACTGCCAGGCCCGAGGGGAGACAGCCAGGCCCGAGGGGCACTGCCAGGCCCGAGGGGAGACAGCCAGGCCCGAGGGGCACTGCCAGGCCCGAGGGGGCACCAGGAGATTGGCTGA